In Octopus sinensis unplaced genomic scaffold, ASM634580v1 Contig18276, whole genome shotgun sequence, a single genomic region encodes these proteins:
- the LOC115231347 gene encoding interleukin 17-like protein: protein MNTTNVHLRVVIFLLTNVVFFISSASIPTQCNIPNDLNIRYEKLYNAAIGNSFFLPAEISPAGSDQQALTVGDKTCPTSSVSTDVIRERSTCPWYLKITHNSTYFPPSRTEVVCRCTDCLDSDSNHQCVMVYTPMTVLKRTAECVDGLYVYKPSVIEVATACACARKVDVISGGNGDEYES from the coding sequence GTTCACCTCCGAGTTGTGATCTTCCTTCTCACCAACGTCGTATTCTTCATATCCTCGGCGTCAATTCCGACTCAATGTAACATACCAAATGACTTGAATATTCGGTACGAGAAACTCTACAACGCAGCGATCGGCAATAGCTTTTTTCTACCAGCTGAAATATCTCCAGCGGGAAGTGACCAACAAGCACTGACCGTAGGGGATAAAACTTGCCCTACATCTTCCGTATCTACTGATGTCATTCGCGAGCGTTCAACCTGCCCATGGTACCTGAAAATTACCCACAATTCCACATATTTTCCTCCATCACGCACAGAAGTCGTGTGTCGTTGTACAGACTGTCTGGACTCTGACAGTAACCACCAATGTGTGATGGTTTATACTCCAATGACTGTCCTGAAACGTACAGCTGAATGTGTTGATGGACTGTACGTTTATAAACCAAGTGTCATCGAAGTAGCCACAGCCTGTGCGTGTGCACGGAAAGTCGATGTAATATCTGGAGGAAATGGCGATGAATATGAGTCGTAA